Genomic segment of Paenibacillus sp. FSL R5-0623:
AATTCAGTTTTGCCATTAATGGTAGGTATACTTTCAGCTGGATTAATTGTTTCTATAGGTTCGGCAGTTTACAAAAGTGAGTATGATGCGTTTTTACTATCACATGATACAGAAAGGTTTCTGAGAGGTGCGGGGCCAATAATATTAGTTATTATAATTGGAATCGGGTTTCTTTATTGGTTATTAGGATTCTTGAACTCAAGGGTAAATAAAGAAAAGTTGATGTTTGTTCGATTAATTGAAGAGAGAGAGCAAAATAAGAAGAAAATTACCGATAATAGACTACAAAAATTAAAAGAAAAATATGAAAATAAAATTAAAAAAACTACCATATAGTGGTATTATCCCCTTTAAGTAGACACTTAAAAAAACCTTCATGTTATCATGGAGGTTCAAGTGATACTTGGAGGGGATATTTTTATGGCGAAAAAAGGGCAAACATTTCAGACGTATACGGAAGAATTCAAATTGAATGCAGTTAGATCCTATATCGAAGGTTCTTCAAGTTACAAAGTAGTCGCTGAACGCGAAGGAATTCGCAACTGTTCACAACTGAAGGTGTGGGTGAAAAAGTGGAAAAACGGGGAAGCGTTCGATGAACGAAAAAACAGTGTGCCCAATCCACTGAAGGGACGTCCCCGTACAGCCTTTGGCAGCGTGGAGGAAGAACGAGACTATCTTCAAGCACAGGTGGATTATTTAAAAAAGCGGTATCCAAATCTAGTAAAGGAGAAGCGCTGAGCCAACGGGAGAACTACGATATCATCGATGAATTGCGCTGCTCGCATGGCATTACACGCCTACTATCGATTACAGGAATACCCCGATCCAGTTACTATAAATGGCGAGCAACCCAGCCGCAGCGAGACGCAAGACAAGATCGTGACCGTGAGATCAAAGAACACATGATGGCTATTCATTTTGAAAACCGAGAGTTTGGTTATCCTCGCATGACAACGGCGCTCTGGGAGGCTGGTCTGAACGTGAATCACAAGAAAGTATGGCGAATCATGCGGGAACTATCGATCCAATCAGTGATTCGCAAGAAGCGGAAGAAGTCCAGCTATACGCCATCTGTGATCTATCCGAATCGCCTGAAGCGCCAATTTCACGCTACAGCACCCCAGCAAAAAATGGTAACGGATATTACCTATATTTCGGATGGGAGCGCATTCGTTTACCTGTCTGTCATTCAAGACTTGTTCAACAACGAGATTGTAGCTTGGCAGTTATCTAAACGGAACGATGTTCAGCTCGTATTGGATACGGTGGAACAATGGACACAAAAAAGAGACGTTTCGGAAGCCGTGCTCCATTCGGATCAGGGCTTCCAGTACACGTCTCAGGCGTACAACTCACGATTAGAAGCATTCGGCGTCAAAGGCAGCCACTCTCGCAAAGCAACCTGCCTGGATAACGCATGCATCGAATCTTTCTTTTCGCATCTCAAGACAGAGAAGCTGTACCTTAACCAGTGTAATTCAGAAGCAGAGATTCGACAAGCCGTGGAAGATTACATTTACAATTACAACTACCGACGCTTTCAAGCCAAACTCAAACAGCGCGCACCGATTGAATATCGATGCGCACTGGCAGCATAGCTTTTTTCATCTGTCTACTTGACAGGGGTATGACCAATAGGTAGTTTTTTAATTTTTTATTGCGGGTGGTGATGAATGGAGAAGGCTAGCTAGATAAAGAAATTTACATTGTAACAGAATGGAGGTATAAACTTGTCCGTTAAAAGCTATCAGAAGATTATTCCGGCTACGGCCATTCAGTTCGAGGGAAACAGCTCGACACATACAGATGAGATTTTCGCTTTTTTTCAGGTGCCAATTTCGATTGACCTTGCGGGTGGCACTGTAAAGCTTCGAGTGATCGTCGATCATTTTGACATTAGGAAAAAAGGACAACCAATAAGAGTATCAGTAAAAAAAAGAGAGGTTTTTGAATCTATTGAAAATACAATCAAGAATATAACAACAAAAGAGCTATTTGAAAGAATATCCAGTGGTAATATGAGGTATGCTCTTGAATTTTTCGATACTATGGTCACCTCTGGACATACAAATTTAGAGGTTAGTGGAATCGCAACACAAGATGCTCCAAAGTTACTTTACCATTGGGAAGTGTTGAAAGGGGTCATATGAAATATACGATAGTGAAAAATCTATAGTAACTAATTTGTTTAGCAAATTTGACGATGGATTCTATAGTCACTTTGTACTCTTCAGAATATTGGAAACGCTGGATAGACAACAGGGAACTGTTTACAATCAAGATGTTGGGAAAGGCTATGTACCTATTGAGAAGTTATATGTAGAAATAACTCCATTTTGTAAAAATGAAAAAGCCTTAAGACAATGTCTAATCCCTTTATTATCGAGCTATTTAATAGATAGCGATATAGGCTGCAGAAGACCAGGGGATGAGAACTATTATGACAAGGTGAGACTTGTGAAAATAACACCTGCCGGTAAGTACTATATTTCGGAACTTGCAGGTACTTTTGAGTATCTAGAGATTATAGTACATGATACCTATTCATAACGAAGCAACTCACTCTGGAATGCTTCAAAATATCAATAGAGTAAAGAGGACTCACTTTGAAAATTTATCAGATAAATGGGAGATGAGATTTCAAATTGTGGAGCAGTTTCTTGCCTATTTAGAAGAAGAAGAGGGGAGAGATGGTAGCTATTTTGCTACCTTAGGAGTCACTAAGTGGGGGAAAATAATACCTGTACTGAGACAGATCTATGATAGGGATAAAGCTGAAATCATAAGAAGGTTAAACCTCCCGATTAGGACGAGAGTTTAGGACATTACTGAAGATTGAATCCTTCGTAGCAAAAAAATATTAAGAACCAAATGGCTTGGCGGCGCTCCTCACAAATATTCTTCATGAGTGAGCAAATAGCAGAGATTATAAAAGCAAGTATTCAAATTAAGAAGAGACCTGATTCGTCTGACCGGTCTCTTTTCTTATGATTCTTCTTCTGAAAGTGATTAGCTATAGGTATCTGAATGCGAAAATGTTCATACTCAATATTTAGTACTCCACCCAAAAATAGCGCCCTAGAAGGTTGCGAAGCTATTTGATATAATTCATACTAGACCAGGCGAAGTTATGACTGCTTTACAGAAAACAAGACATCACCAAAAATTACAAGAAAATCACAATCTCTGCGAACGTTGGCGGATGAAAATGTTAAAACTTATCCAAAAATGGCTATGAGTATAGGCAAACGAACTTAGACGAACACAGACGAATGGAGGTGGGACATCGTACCCATGGAACCTATACTAATATTCAAGGCTTTATCGAACGAGACACGTAGACAAATTCTGTTGTGGCTCAAAAACCCGGAGCAACACTTTCCACCGCTGGAACTATCTCAGCATCCAGATGGTGGCAAGAACGGGATCTGTGTCGGTACGATTCAACTGAAGGCTGGACTGGCTCAGTCGGTTATATCCAGTTATCTGCTGACTATGCTCAAGGCAGGGTTGCTGCTCTCCGAGCGCAGAGGACAATGGACGTATTATCGGCGCAACGAGGAGACGATACGTCAGTTTGCCGAGTACGTACAGAACGAGTTATAAGCCGGATGCCGGAACGGAAGCTAGGATGCATATGCAGGCAGGGATTCCGTCCGGATGTAAACGGCTAGTTTATGAACACATCACATCACCATATCCAATTGCGATTTAATAAATCTATATATCTGGATATACAAAAATATAATCATCGAGGAGATTAAACGATAATGACTACAGAAAATACGGCTTCATCCCATAAAGAACACATTAACGACGTTAAGCTTTCCATCTTGGATCTGGCTCCTGTCGTTGTGGGTGCAACACCCGCTGATGCACTGCGCAACAGTCTCGATCTGGCACAGCATGCAGAGCGTTGGGGATACCACCGTTACTGGGTAGCTGAACATCACAACATGCCGGGTATTGCTTCATCCGCAACTTCGGTTGTTATTGGATATCTGGCTGGTGGAACCAAAACGATTCGTTTGGGTTCAGGAGGCATCATGTTGCCTAACCATGCACCGCTTGTCATCGCTGAGCAGTTCGGCACATTGGAATCCTTGTATCCTGGCAGAATTGACCTGGGACTGGGTCGCGCACCAGGTAGTGACCGCCGTACATCGCTTGCACTACGCAAAGATCTGAACAGTGGGGAAGATTTCCCTGAGTTGTTGGCAGAGCTTAGAGCATACTTTGATGCTTCGGCGACGTCTTATCATGCACCTGTTCGCGCAGTTCCTGGAGAAGGATTGAATATTCCAATTTACCTCTTGGGGTCCAGTGATTTCAGTGCACGTCTGGCAGGTCAGCTGGGATTACCGTTTGCTTTTGCCAGCCACTTCTCGCCCGATTACACCCGTATTGCACTAGAGACGTATCGAAACAACTTCCAACCATCTGATAGCTTGAAGGAGCCACATGTGATTGTTGGTGTTAACGCAGTTGTTGCGGATACAGACGAGGAAGCAGCATGGCTGGGTACAACGATGCAACAGCAATTCCTGAACATTATTCGTGGCACAACTGGATTGGTACAGCCTCCGGCAGAGATGGAAGGCAAATGGACGGACCGCGAGAAGGCTGGTGTTGAGCAGACGCTGAAAGCAGCTGTTAACGGTTCTCCAGAAACGGTACGTGGACAGCTGGAATCCTTCATTCGGCAGACGCAGGCAGATGAGCTGATTATTACGTCGATGATCTATGATCATAAGGCACGTCTGCATTCCTATGAATTAATTGCACAATTGGCGGGAAAAGCTTAATCTCCATTTTCAGCGTTAAAGCTGGCTTAATCGTAGGGTATAGCTATAAATTTACGGTTCGTCTCCCAGTGAGGCGAGCCGTTTTTGAATAGGGAGAATTTGCAAATGATTCGTGTGGGGCAGAAGATTCATTTTGGGGTAAAATGACTTTACCGGTTTAATTTGAAACGGTTAAACAGCACCATACGTATAAATCCAGAGTGTTATACATATGTTGGCTTGTACAAGGTATTTTTTTCGTGTGTGGGCATTTATTTAGCTTTATAGTTTAGTTTTGATTAAGGGTCATAAGAGAGGACGACACGCCTATGGAGCAACCTGAGCAACCCCGCGTTTGGCCGGAGCGGTTCAAGCGATTTTTTCTTAACAACAAGTTTGTCCTGTTTCTACTGATTCTGCTGTTGGTGGGACTGAACGTGATGGTTCTGACCAAAGTATCTTTTGTTCTTCATCCGCTCGCGGTACTCATCAAAACCATTGTGTTACCTATTATTCTGTCAGGCATACTCTATTATCTGCTGAATCCGATTGTGGATGTGATGGAGAGGTGGAAGATTAAGCGTGGCTGGTCCATTCTGATCCTGTATCTTGCGATTGGAGGCATTCTGACGGTCGTTGTGCTGGCAGTCATTCCAGTTGTGCGTAACCAGATTGTAGGACTAATTGAAAACTTTCCAACGTACAGTGAGACGGTAAAACAGCAGTTTGAGGAGCTTACGGGCAGTAAATTGTTCGGTCAGTTCCAGGAGACGGTGAATCTGAATTCGCAGGACTGGTGGGGAACAATCTCCCAAAAGGCTACTGAAATTCTGAACTCGACCTGGACCAAATTGG
This window contains:
- a CDS encoding helix-turn-helix transcriptional regulator yields the protein MEPILIFKALSNETRRQILLWLKNPEQHFPPLELSQHPDGGKNGICVGTIQLKAGLAQSVISSYLLTMLKAGLLLSERRGQWTYYRRNEETIRQFAEYVQNEL
- a CDS encoding LLM class flavin-dependent oxidoreductase, with the protein product MTTENTASSHKEHINDVKLSILDLAPVVVGATPADALRNSLDLAQHAERWGYHRYWVAEHHNMPGIASSATSVVIGYLAGGTKTIRLGSGGIMLPNHAPLVIAEQFGTLESLYPGRIDLGLGRAPGSDRRTSLALRKDLNSGEDFPELLAELRAYFDASATSYHAPVRAVPGEGLNIPIYLLGSSDFSARLAGQLGLPFAFASHFSPDYTRIALETYRNNFQPSDSLKEPHVIVGVNAVVADTDEEAAWLGTTMQQQFLNIIRGTTGLVQPPAEMEGKWTDREKAGVEQTLKAAVNGSPETVRGQLESFIRQTQADELIITSMIYDHKARLHSYELIAQLAGKA